From the genome of Pleuronectes platessa chromosome 19, fPlePla1.1, whole genome shotgun sequence:
CTGTTTGTTATAGTGTGAaccctctctgtctgttctgtggAGCGGGGGGGTGGGAGCCTGAGATGATCCCGTGTGCTGTGTCGTTGTGCAGGTAGCTGTTCCCAGTGAGGAGGTAGGCTCAACCAGGGGAGGGAAGAATGAGGTCCACTGAGCCCTGGGGACGCCAGAGGCTGTCTTTCCTCCTGGAAGAGGCGGCCTCTCGGGAAGCCGAGATGTGGAAGGACTACGTGTCAAAGACGCCGGCCTCACAGGTGAGGATCCGTCTCTGAACACCTCCACTAGGTTCACGATCACCTGGATCCACTCAACCCAACTAACCCACCATCACTGATGTGGTGGATCCTGTGCCTGGTCCCTCTTGTCCACCATATTATATAAAGACCAGTCACAACAGCAGGGAAGCTCCCAGTGGAGTTAATGGTCCGAGACCTTATCATGATGAGTTTACTTCAAGTCCCAACAGTTACTTCACAATCTCCACATGTTTACGGCAACACATCGTCACATTGaaacagtttgtttgtctgattttGTGATCGTGATGTAATAAGTtcacagataaataataaatccttCGAATCGGGTGAGAGCTGCTGCTTTTATCATCTTACTGTCATCAGTAGCAGCCGAGTCATTCATATCTAATGTTCCTTATTAATCTGACTTGTTAAATGATGAttcaattggtttatttatttagtctaCAAACTGAGTCAGTGAGCGAGACTCTGCTGAGACGTTCAGTTTCCTCACATCAACAGACTCACAACACGTCCGCCTGTGACGACACTGATCTTATGTCATCACACGTCCTCAGCTGGTCTCGCCCTCTTTATTAGCTCATCTCACATTGTGTCAGATACCTGTGAATTCCACTCTGTCATACGCAATAAGTTATTAATCACATTActgaattgaatataaaataatgttaGATTTCTATATTTTCTTGAAAGGAAAGAAACGGTATCATTAACCTACTTTTCACTGAACCTGTTTGCTTGGTCTCCTGCTGGAGTTTCACCTTCTCTTGTTTTTCATGGTTTGAAAACTCAGACATCAAACTGAAATCGACTTCATATGAACAGAAGTGAACTCGCCTCGATCTGGTCCTTGAACCGGCTCGTCTCTAACACTGCATCAATGATAAAGAGACAATAAAAGACAGTAAAGGACGTCACTGACACTAAGGGCTGGTTGGAAGGCAGATGTGTAAACTGGTGTGTGAGGTCAAAAGGTCTCAGAACATATAACCAGTATCACTGCCACAGGGTAAAAACTCCCTTGCTGGTGACacgtagatagatagatagacagatagatagatagatggatactctattaatcccgtgggaaattcacgACGTGAGAGAGACGGCTAGAAAGCTGACGTCTGAAAAGATCGTAAAAATCATTCAAAGTAGAAAAGCACGAAGGGTTGACTCAGCAGTTTCCTCCATCGTCTGAACTTGACCAATCACTGTagaggagccagagtctgaaGAGACGGACGTTCGGACACCTAAGAGCTGTGACGCACAACAGTGTCATGTTGCAGTGCAGTTAAATAGCAGGGTCGGTTctgatctgacctttgacccctgctgCTGGTCCAGTGTTACACAATCCACTCAGTGAAACACTGACTTCAGCTCAGAGGCAAATTCTCAGGAAATTTCAGATATTTCAGATTTCCAATGACTACACATACAAAAGTGACAGAATTacataatttatattttcattatttatattttataaccGTTAGTCGTGTTTGAACATGGTGCTGCTTTGTAGTCAGATGGATGGACCCTATAAAGTCATTTGATTTGTGGTTTAAGTTTTTCTACCTCAGCTTAATTTCTTCTCTGGATCTTTTTGAAACGTGGAACACATTTAGAGAATTAatatatttgagtgtgtgtagtttggagAAGCTGGATTACACTCAGGGTGTGTTGGAGCTCGGCGGAGCAATGAGCTCTAGATCTGAGTGAACAGATAAtttaaagctgctctcagatctgTTTACTCTCAACATGAACCCAGGTCAGAGAACTGATGTCGACCAGACCACCGCACTGCCCAGATAGAAAGATAATCTTATTATTATAGTAGCTGACATATTATTAAACTCCCCTGTGAATTCTGTACGATGTTTTTCACTGAGTAGAAGAATCCTCTGAGAAAGATTGGAAGGTCGTCGGGTGAATAGTTTCAACTGAGAGGAACTAAGTGAATTCCTGCTGTTGTTTCGGTGGAGATACTTTGTGAAATGTTCTTACAGCAGTCGAGCTGGTTTGACTTCCTGTTCGTCTTCTCTGTGTCGTCACAAAAGCCTCAGCAGGATCCTGACTAAAGATCCAGAACAACGTGATACAAGACTTGAAATCACTTTGCTATCTTAAAGCGCAAAGAGAGAATTCACAACCTGCTTTGTTTGTGGTTCCATCTTCAGTCCACAGACAGTTTCCCTTGTTCAGTGTAAACCTGAGACGAGCGGAGGCTGGTTTCCTAAAGATAGAGCCTGAGGTCGAGAACGTTGTAAATAGATTTAGCTCAAATTGAAAAGGTAAATATTTGCATTCAGACCGGCTCAGTTCGTTCACACTACCTGTGGAAGCTGGTCTAAAGAACCAGATGGTTAatgatgattttattaaaatagttttattcATAAACCTTCTTTGCCTCATTGCTCTGTGTAAGAATGCTTCAGTGGTCTGTAGAAACCTTCTCCAGACTCCTGAGGAGGACGGTGTTGACAGTGTCTTCTTGGCTGCAGGACACAGACGTCTCCCCGGCCCAGCGAGACGAGGCCGTGCGCTGGTTGACGGAGCTGCACTGCAGGCTGCGGCTGTACCCAGAGACCCTGGTGCTAGCTGTTAGCATCCTGGACCGCTTCCTAGCTCCCATCAAGGTAAACAAACCCCCCCAGTGCtacagggctgcagctgctacaGTGAGCAGGAGGCGGAATGTGTGAACTGCTTTTATTACTCATCAAGTACACATAGAAGGTATTTACTCTGCTTTTCACGCCCAAACAAACGcacagtgtttgtgtatatttgttacTTTGCTACATCAGAGGCAGAAGAACTAATGAACAGTTGTTAAATGACTTGAATCGATCGTGTGAATTGTGAAACCGTTCCAAGATGGTCCATCAATTGATTTTTGGTTTGTTCCAGTTTGTTTACTCCTCCTGCTTTTATTAGAGCATCACTGCCCCCTGTTGATCAGTGGAACACCTGAGgcattgacacagacacactaatacAGGTCAATAGATTCCAGTGTGTCCACAGTGACACAGTTCAGAggagtgaaaacactttgtgtgtTAATGACACAACGACAAGTGGATTGAATGATTGTTTGTCTTCAGGCTCGTCCAAAGTACCTGCGCTGCATCTCCATGGCCTGTTTCTTCCTGGCTGCCAAGACGTGTGAGGAGGACGAGgtgaacatgaacacacaacatgaacacacaacatgaacacacaacatgaacacacaacatGAGCACACAACATGAACAAACAAGCAGTCACACTAAGATACAAAAAACTACAGTGAAAATGTATTAGTTATTGTTTAGAGTGTTACTGATCAACCTTTTCTGATGGATTACAACCAATGAGGTAACttatgtgtctgtatgtgtgtgtgtctgtgtgcgtctgtgtgtgtctgtttgtcagtgtgtgccctctctgaaggagctggtcacctCCAGCAGCTGTGGCTGTTCTCCATCAGAGATCCTGAGGATGGAGCGGATCGTCCTGGACAAACTGAACTGGGACCTGCACACCGCCACAGCTCTGGACTTCCTGCACATAGTATGTCTGTCACacttgcaaacaaacacacaaacacaatctctcAACGAGCCCGACATGATGTTGTCTTCTCCCCCCCCATATAGTTCCACGCCATGGTGTTGTCGTGTCGCTCTGGGTTCTTGGACTCGGTGTTGGGACTGAACCGCTCTCAGCACCTCGCCCTGCTCACACAGCGACTCTACCACTGTCTGGCCAACCACACACTCGTCCAGGtacgcacacgtgcacacacacgcgtgTACACACATTGAAACCTCAGCTCCTCTATGGACTTTTCAGCTTCCGGCCCAATGACCAGGTCTGTCCCTCAATGTCCCTGTAGATCAGAGGATCCATGCTGGCCTTGGCCCTCATCACCCTGGAGCTGGAGACCTGCTGCCCTGATTGGCTGGCGCTAACCATCGACCTGCTGAAAAGGGCACAGGTACCACACCCCCTACTTCCTGTTGTCACCTGTACGACCGCAAAGACTGACGGACATGATAATATAAATGTCTTTCttgttttctgtctccttctctctctcctctctcagatCAACAGCTCTGAGTTGATCAGGAGTCGAGAGCTGGTGGCACGTAGTCTGTCCACACTGAGAGTTTCCCTGCCTCCGAACACTGTCTACATCTACCAGCCCCTGCAGAGCCCAACCCCCCCGGAGCCTACCCTCCCCAGCTGCACTCTGGGTACATTTAAAGAGAAACTTCACACAGTTTTTACGCATCAGAGTCTGTCAGGGTGTTGGGGAAGTCAATATGCTGTAGTTAGCCGTCCTTGCCTCTAGAGGGAGCTGTGTGATATTTAATGGACTGCACTTcctaaaagaaaacaagttaGAAGAACATTGGGGTTTCGAGTTGGAAAGAAGGGACTTTATATCACCCTCCAGTTGGATTCTGGGTAATGGAGGCATCAGGTTTCCACAAGGACAGaggatatatttttttgaaagttTAGAAATCAGCACaaatagtttttaaagtatttctcTTGTTCTCTCCAGGGAccatcaccacctccaccactgaGTCTTCCAGGGACCACGCCCTCGTCTCTGCCTCCGCTGCCCAGCCACCAACACCCgctgggggggaggaggggagtcCGCCGCCTTTGAGctcggtctcctcctccacccacaGCAGCCTCCTGGCTCTGCTCTCCCCACCCAGAACCCTCCACCTGCAGAAGGTCATGCTGCGCAGCAAGGCCTCCGCCAAACGCAAGGTGACGCATCAACCTTTCAATGTTATTAACTCATTAATCATGAATTCAGAATCAAAGTATGAAGTCACTGCCGCCTGAGACCTTCGTCACAGTTTGAGTCTGCCTGTCTtcaggtggaggagatggaggtggaCGACTTCTACGATGGAATCAAGCGTCTCTACAACGAAGACGTCACGTCCACCATCACCGTCCAGGAGGGGGCGCCAccaacaggtggaggaggaggtctgaACGTATGCAGTGTCCTGTTGACCCGACAGGAAGGCAGCTCTTCCCCCTGCCCGCCTCTGCAGCCAGTCAGTGCCTCCtgaagaccaaacaggaagccgCTCACCCAAACCACCTCTACGCCGACATCCCTTTCAGAATAAAGTTCTGCTCAAAGTATATAAGCGGTGACCTTTAGGCTGTTCTGATGAGCACCTCCCTCAGTAACAGGCGACCaattaaaagaaagagaaaatgtttttcaatTCATTGATTTGCATAAAAAGCAATCGAGAGGCAGCTCCTCCTCAGAGGGAGACGCTGCCACAGGAAACTTAAAGTCACCGCTTTGCATCAAACTGATATTAACGTTCTATTTAAAGCTTTGAAACAGTCGATGTCGGTCGTGGAGATGGTTCTGGTGTAAATGTCCCCAGAGTGTCCCCGAGTCGTTCAGCTGCCCGGAGGACGCCGTCCTCGTCCCCTGCTGCAGGACAACAGagcacaaaaaaagttaaacatcccaaaactaaaaaaaacctgctgctgctacttATCTGAATACAGATATTTGTTGATCACGAATAGAATAaacaaaaggtttaaaaaaataataaatagaaaaagttgccttccaaaaaaaaaagataataaccTAGAATGACTTCTCGTTTCGTTCTGTCCTGCTGTGGAAGAAATGTTCGTCAACTTTTATTTGTTGTTCACTTTTTAACTTCTTTATTTCAcatatttatgtctttattgtcgtCTCTTCCTCACTCTGCATGTTTCCATGTCTATTTATAACTTCTCCATAGAGTCTGATTCAAACGTATGAATGTTACTGAGACGATCATCTGCTGCTTCTCGCCTGATAGAAGGAGGTTTGTTTTATGAAGTGCGATTTGATTGTTGATCCGACGCAGACACGTCTGTTGGTTTTCAACTTGTTGTGAAGTTTGACTGAAAGTTTCTCAGGTTGTGTGAgtttcctcctgcagcccaGCTTCTGGTGACATATTTGGGAAGTTGACCACAGTCCATTGCTGTTAACTCCACCCGTCTGGCACTTGTGGGAGTGAAAAACAAACGTTACAGTTGTGATCATTTCACTTTAACATCCTCTCAAGTTGTCATGTCATGGATACTTGCTGCTATGACAGCAGGTCCAGTTAGAACCCCGTCCTGGTACACAGAACCGGGTCCTGGTCAAAGTCTGTGGTTCTTTATTAAAACAACCGGAGGAAATGACAAGTTGCAGATAATATATTCTCATGTGATAAAACAGCCTTGAGTTAtggaaagtgttttaatattaatctgACAGAGATGTGGTTTTAGTGTCTGAGCTGATTCACAAAACAAACTCGAGTGACAATCTTCActttgatgttaaaaaaaaaaaaaaaactgctctgTTTTAATCTCGAAGTTctgtttaatatttgtattcctGTAAAAAGCTCtgttgctcctgctgcagcgccccctggaggcggCTCCGGGTCCCTGAACGCACCGCGGCACCACAAAATAAACATACAAGTAAACTAACTGAGCTCTTTGTCTTCATGTCTCTACACAAACACTCCTGTGCACATCGTGGTGTCACTGAGTTACACAGCACAGTGAAACAAGGGGGTCAAGACCAAAGagggagaggtcaaaggtcagaacagACAGTAATATaactgatgcagcagcagcagaaacaatgttgtgttgtttcttttagtaAAATAATTCATGCTTTTCAGGATCAAAAGACAGTTTTCATGATTTATTGACTAAGAATCATCAGAGCTATACGCCCCCCCCGCAACACAGGTTGAACTGGCTGTTTcagaatgtacacacacaaagacacacacacacacacactgtgcttgttcaaacaaaacacacacttgtacTTTGACACTTGTGACAAACCTCAATGACTTCATCCTTATTTCAAAGTTGATTCTCCTCTGAACCCTGACCCTTGACCTTGAGATGGTGAAGAATgaaccctgacctttgaccttgagaTGATGAAGAATGAACTAAACACTCTCGGCCTTCGAGTCAACAAACCAGTTGTCGTGGTTATgagtttacacacaaacacaaacagtcctGAACAAACACgtccagcagctgctgtgtCTCCACAGACCAACATGTTGTCACAGGTTCGATTTCCGTGTTCGAGGTGGAGCCACCGAGCGTCTGATGAACGACCCAATGAAACATCACTGAGGAAGAGTTCAGGTGTTTGTGTGGTAACGGAGTACATTTAATTACTTTTTGAATGTATCAGTTCTTAATCAggtagatttattttcaggtactttCAGGTACACGTGGTAAATGTTTACacttatgtttatatatttttataaagtaATGAATATTTGGACTGGATTGGTCCATTCATCCAATCAGAGTGAGCAGGTAACATTAGACTCCGCCTCCTTCCACAAGAGCAAAGTGCTTTATGACTCTGAatacttttcttaaataaaacagaatataGAGTTATTGATTTTATAGACTGTTgccttttttacttttaaaactaAAAGTATATTCAAAAGCAAGTAATTACTttattttacttgagtagaaAAGTTACggtgtacttttacttcagtacATACAGTATTGGTccattcattggtattttacaTGAAGTACTTGAGTTCTTGCTCCACCGATGAAAATCAACACAAGATAGAAAATAGTCGGATAAAAAGAGACTTGATGTGATTCACagtattttaataaatactgaATATTTAATCAACAACTGTGAATTTAATACTGTACAAGTTTGATCCTGATTATCAAAGTGATCTGTAAAAGTCACAGCGGATAATAATACAACAACGTGACTGTGTGTAAAGAAGGTAAACAAAATAACACCGACAACAAAATACATCTCAAGCTGCGTCTTTTCCCTCCTTCTCCAATTtgagcaaataaaaaatactcactttcaaaaggaaatattgGGGGGGTATGTTTTTTCTGACAGAACGTGAGATGAGACGAACAAATGTGACAGAAGCTACAACCAGGAAATACTggtgttagcttagcttagcacaaataCTAGAAACAGGGGGAAACCGTTAGCCTGGTTCTGATCAAAGGCAACAAATCGACATTTTATCCTGTTTGTTTGAGTTGTTACATGATTTGATGTTACATatcaaaagaaagacaaaagtaCAAAAATGAAAACCAGCATCACCCTTTAGTTCACCTCAGCACCTTAAAaccccaacacaacacaagacaacacaacaacacaacacaacacaacacaacacacagcagcgtGACTTTTATCTCGTTGAGAACGTGTTTGTGATATTTTTGCCACAACCTATGTGAGTTCAATTTTATACAAAGTGAATCAAACCAGAGGAAGAAACTCGAAAGTAAAAAGTGATTTGGAAACAAAGTGAAGAATATAAAGTTAACAAACGTTGAATTTGTGCAACAAGAGCTGGAGTTTGGTCTTTGTTGTTGAACAAAGTGACCGAGTGAAACCGGAGCTCTTGTTATAAACGTCCTGCTGAAAACTGATCCGCTCTGTGAAGGGAAATCACTTCTCCCCAGAACTCAGAGTTCCACCAGAGGAACTGGGAGTTAGGTCACAGACTCTGGTGCCTCCTTTGATCTAGTCATCTGGACTGAGCTGAACCACTATCGGTATCGAGGTGTCACTTTAGAATCAGTTCTTTAATCAGAAACTATCAGACAGTTTAAACCGTTGATATTTGTGAGAccagctgacctttgacctccagttCCCTGGTGGGTCAATCAACCAGGTTCTAGAATCATCCAAACAAAATCCAACTCAAACCATCAGTtgaagttttctttaaaaaaagatgttgGATTTGGGTCCGTGAAAGCGGCGCATGGATTTGTGTTTGAGCAAGGCAGCGATGGAGGACGACCTCTTCACCCGGACCGTGCCGGCGGCGGTCAGCGGCCTCTCCCCCGAGGACGCCGTGGAGAGGtgatggcggcggcggcggttctgctgctgctgctgatcccAGCTGGAGTCGACTTTCCTGCCGGGCGCGTCTCCGCCCAGAGCGACTCGAGCGGGTGCGCCCAGCAGCTGGAAGATGTCCAGCGGGGCGTTGCCGCTCAGGTACTGCCAGGGCTTCTTTCCCGCCGTGTCCCTGAGTTTCACGTCGGCATCGAACTTGCTGACCAGCAGCCGCATTATGTTCTTGTTTCCGTGGATGGCGGCGACATGGAGGGGCGTGTGGCCACATGTGGAGCGGGCGTTGACGTCAAACATCGAACCGACCTTCTGGACCCCGTACCTGAAACcacagaatcagaaagtatttattccCAGATcggtttacacatacaaggaatttgctctggttattggtgcatacgatgaacatagaaacataaaacacaataaatacaacacataagaaaagcaataaacagaaacaatgtatatttactcactatttacttcttatttactccctttttctaatatttatacaaaataacatttatttagacacaaacatatctaaataaaatatatataatagataaaagatataaaaagtgaagtaaaaagtgaaatgcaagatgcaagacagtgagagaggaggtcagTGCCGGGTCACAGAGTATTAATCCTTATCAGCAGCTCAGATTTACTACAGACCACAAAGCTTTTACTTTGAGGAGTGAAACCAGTTTGAGAATCCCACATGAACCCGACCTTCATCAGACTCATCATCAACAGGTGGCTTCGTACCATAAGGTGTTGAGGACGCGGTGGTCCCCGTGCTTGGAGATCCAGTGCAGCACCGTGAAGCCCGAGATGAAGTCTCTCTTGTTGAGCAGGGACGGCTCGTCTCTGAACAGGGAGTAGATGTCGGTCCAGGCGCCCGCCGCCCCCTTCACCAGCCAGTCGTGCTCCTTGGGCTCCAGAGGAACCAACGACTGACCACAGGGATCGAACAACGGCTCCGTTAAACGATTCAGTCAATTATCAAGTGGAGAGTAAATCGAGGGACATGCAGAAGCAGCAGGACGGAGGCAGAGGAACAGAATCAATTCATCGATTTGAACGATTCCCAATTTACAACCAGAGCGGATTACCAGTAACAATAGTGCAGTAGTTTGAAGTGGTGGTCTCACCTGTTTACTGGAGCCTTGATGGTGAGcggtggaggggggggcagtggtAAAAGAAGGGaggctcctcctgcctcctctccgCTCCCCCCCCTCGACCAGGTCGGCCATGCTGCTGCAGCGCG
Proteins encoded in this window:
- the ccni gene encoding cyclin-I, giving the protein MRSTEPWGRQRLSFLLEEAASREAEMWKDYVSKTPASQDTDVSPAQRDEAVRWLTELHCRLRLYPETLVLAVSILDRFLAPIKARPKYLRCISMACFFLAAKTCEEDECVPSLKELVTSSSCGCSPSEILRMERIVLDKLNWDLHTATALDFLHIFHAMVLSCRSGFLDSVLGLNRSQHLALLTQRLYHCLANHTLVQIRGSMLALALITLELETCCPDWLALTIDLLKRAQINSSELIRSRELVARSLSTLRVSLPPNTVYIYQPLQSPTPPEPTLPSCTLGTITTSTTESSRDHALVSASAAQPPTPAGGEEGSPPPLSSVSSSTHSSLLALLSPPRTLHLQKVMLRSKASAKRKVEEMEVDDFYDGIKRLYNEDVTSTITVQEGAPPTGGGGGLNVCSVLLTRQEGSSSPCPPLQPVSAS